The Lutibacter sp. Hel_I_33_5 genome has a window encoding:
- a CDS encoding peptide MFS transporter, which yields MNTDIENLFKDKVLGHPAGLFVLFFTEMWERFSYYGMRALLVLFFTASLLDDGWGWPREWAFAIFGTYTSLVYLSTMVGGYFADNVIGIRKAVVIGALLMTLGHACMAVETSFFIYMGLGLLVIGSGFFKPNMTSIISEMYKGKEGKKDGAYTIFYMGVNAGAFLGILLCGYLGEKIGWSYGFGVAGIFMLFGLLQFWLAQGIFGSIGDGPKNKNEDVLDVVLGTEDSVTEFDEVETKRNPFDGFQKTLIAISSILGLLWIFNDPISKISEGKYNIFPFEFAGYTGSTIAIITAFLIFILLLVIRIPKYTPVLRDRMLAVMFFAFVTIFFWAIFEQSPSSLTIFARDYTDRVLEGSAGLIFKIVNSLMTIVPLGIITWVLYLLFQKTFEKYKWSNIFLTISFIIIWFIAIWMLNEEFQKDTTEIPASWFSILNSLYIITLAPLFSKWWESKYNPNANMKWAIGMGLLGLGMAVIAVGAGDIEPGAKTASVSVIWLILVYLFHTMGELCVSPVALSYVSKLVPGRMIAFMFGIWYLAVAIGMKLAGVFAESSEAIAQEKGISSFFWILTGVSFGLAILSAVLYPVIKKLMHGVK from the coding sequence ATGAATACAGATATTGAAAACCTTTTTAAAGACAAAGTTTTAGGACATCCAGCTGGATTGTTTGTTTTATTCTTTACAGAAATGTGGGAACGTTTTTCGTATTACGGAATGCGAGCATTATTAGTTTTATTTTTTACAGCTTCTTTACTGGACGATGGTTGGGGCTGGCCAAGAGAATGGGCATTTGCAATTTTTGGAACCTATACTTCTTTAGTTTATCTATCTACCATGGTTGGAGGATATTTTGCTGATAATGTTATTGGTATAAGAAAAGCTGTTGTAATAGGTGCATTATTAATGACTTTGGGACATGCATGTATGGCTGTAGAAACTTCTTTCTTTATTTATATGGGATTAGGTCTTTTAGTTATTGGTAGTGGTTTTTTTAAACCTAACATGACTTCTATTATTTCTGAAATGTATAAAGGCAAAGAAGGTAAAAAAGATGGTGCTTATACTATATTTTATATGGGTGTAAATGCAGGAGCTTTTTTAGGAATTCTTCTATGCGGTTATTTAGGCGAGAAAATTGGATGGTCGTATGGTTTTGGTGTTGCTGGTATTTTTATGTTGTTTGGATTATTACAATTTTGGTTAGCCCAAGGTATTTTTGGAAGTATCGGTGATGGTCCTAAAAACAAAAATGAAGACGTTTTAGACGTAGTACTTGGAACTGAAGATTCTGTAACAGAATTTGATGAGGTAGAAACAAAAAGAAATCCATTTGATGGTTTTCAAAAAACCTTAATTGCTATTTCTTCTATTTTAGGTTTATTATGGATTTTTAACGATCCTATTTCGAAAATATCTGAAGGGAAATACAATATTTTCCCATTCGAATTTGCAGGTTATACAGGTTCAACAATTGCAATAATAACTGCTTTTTTAATTTTTATTCTTTTATTAGTTATTAGAATACCAAAATATACACCAGTTTTAAGAGACAGGATGTTAGCTGTAATGTTTTTTGCTTTTGTAACTATTTTCTTTTGGGCTATTTTTGAACAATCTCCAAGTTCATTAACCATTTTTGCAAGGGATTACACCGATAGAGTATTAGAAGGAAGTGCTGGTCTCATATTTAAGATAGTTAACTCTTTAATGACAATAGTTCCTTTAGGAATTATTACTTGGGTTTTATATTTGTTATTCCAAAAAACATTTGAAAAATACAAATGGTCAAATATATTTCTGACTATTAGTTTTATCATCATTTGGTTTATTGCTATTTGGATGTTAAATGAAGAATTTCAAAAAGATACAACTGAAATTCCAGCATCTTGGTTCTCAATTTTAAACTCATTATATATTATCACTTTAGCACCTTTATTTTCTAAATGGTGGGAAAGTAAATACAATCCAAATGCAAATATGAAATGGGCAATTGGAATGGGATTATTAGGATTAGGTATGGCAGTAATTGCTGTTGGTGCTGGAGATATTGAACCTGGTGCAAAAACAGCATCAGTTAGTGTTATTTGGCTAATTTTAGTATATCTTTTCCATACTATGGGAGAACTTTGTGTATCACCCGTAGCGTTATCTTATGTATCAAAATTGGTACCAGGTAGAATGATCGCATTTATGTTTGGTATTTGGTATTTAGCTGTGGCAATTGGAATGAAATTAGCAGGTGTATTTGCAGAGTCATCAGAAGCAATTGCGCAAGAGAAAGGAATTAGTAGTTTCTTCTGGATACTAACTGGAGTCTCTTTTGGATTAGCAATTTTATCTGCTGTATTATATCCTGTGATTAAAAAATTAATGCACGGAGTTAAATAA
- a CDS encoding DUF255 domain-containing protein, whose amino-acid sequence MKKYILLFLLISFAFNSNAQKVNWVSFEQAIEINKTDPKPFIIDIYTDWCGWCKKMDKTTYSNKVIIDYINTHFHAVKMDGEGKDDISFKGNTFKFKKQGRNGYHELTATLMNGKLSYPSTIFFNKKEELLQNVPGYLSKEKLEKILVFFNDKVYETSNWKDFEKSFKSNL is encoded by the coding sequence ATGAAAAAATATATTTTACTTTTCCTTTTAATAAGTTTTGCTTTTAATAGTAATGCTCAAAAAGTTAATTGGGTTTCATTTGAACAAGCCATTGAAATTAATAAAACAGATCCAAAACCTTTTATCATTGATATCTATACCGATTGGTGTGGTTGGTGTAAAAAAATGGATAAAACTACTTACAGCAATAAAGTAATTATTGATTATATAAACACTCATTTTCATGCTGTAAAAATGGATGGAGAAGGAAAAGATGATATTTCTTTTAAGGGAAATACATTTAAATTTAAAAAACAAGGTAGAAATGGGTATCATGAATTAACTGCCACTTTAATGAATGGTAAATTGTCGTATCCATCAACCATTTTTTTTAACAAAAAGGAAGAACTACTCCAAAATGTTCCAGGCTACTTATCTAAAGAAAAGCTAGAAAAAATACTTGTCTTTTTTAATGATAAAGTTTACGAAACTTCCAATTGGAAAGATTTTGAAAAAAGTTTTAAAAGCAACCTATAA
- a CDS encoding ComEC/Rec2 family competence protein, whose amino-acid sequence MKILSKYIPIHFLLMLIVGILIQFYTKFWHYGFLKLGILFGFLLGILWLFLKLKKKVLFSITTLLVWFCIGVSTTYINNETSYRDHYKNYLQQDFRAILKIQKVLKPGIYYDKYQATVIQINETKTIGKILLNVKKDTAQNILKVDDKIYTNPTIKEVLPPLNFHQFNYKNYLVKQGIYNQVFTEYHTLKIVENNEVSLFGFSENIRKTIQVSLNKDGFVGDELGVINALLLGQRQDISKELINNYADAGAIHILAVSGLHIGIILLLLSWLLKPVEYFKKGKEIKVLLIVILLWFFAFIASLSASVVRAVTMFTFIAIGSLSNRKNNIYFSLITSMFFLLLIKPMFLFDVGFQLSYLAVFGIVWLQPKLYTLWMPKFKLVDKLWQLITVSIAAQVGVLPISLYYFHQFPSLFILSNIVIIPFLGLILFGGILVIILALLSILPKFIAEFYSGIISIMNQFVSWIAEQEGFLWREISMSFFLMISWYVLIISGVSYLGKKSFKRTVVFSISIALLFAVLIVEKTIKNSRNQFVVFHKNRKSIIGKRVGEQLLVYHTLDSLEIQNQKLLTSYKIGEHVKTVYHTTYPLIFNQNGKHILVIDSLGVYNIKGLIKPIVILQNSPKINLKRMIAQLNPEQIIADGSNYKSYVKRWKLTSLSENISFHNTKTTGAISINK is encoded by the coding sequence ACTAAATTTTGGCATTACGGATTTTTAAAACTAGGAATTCTCTTTGGTTTTTTATTAGGAATTCTCTGGCTATTTTTAAAACTAAAAAAGAAGGTGTTATTTTCAATAACAACGCTTCTTGTTTGGTTTTGTATAGGAGTTTCAACAACATACATTAATAATGAAACTAGCTATAGAGATCATTATAAAAATTACCTACAACAAGATTTTAGAGCTATTTTAAAAATTCAAAAAGTATTAAAACCAGGTATCTATTATGATAAATATCAGGCAACGGTCATTCAAATAAATGAAACAAAAACAATTGGTAAAATATTACTAAATGTTAAAAAAGACACTGCTCAAAACATTTTAAAGGTTGATGATAAAATATATACAAACCCTACTATAAAAGAAGTTTTACCACCATTAAATTTTCATCAGTTTAATTATAAAAATTATTTAGTAAAACAAGGAATCTATAACCAAGTTTTTACTGAATATCATACACTAAAAATAGTAGAAAATAATGAGGTTTCTTTATTTGGATTTTCTGAAAACATTAGGAAAACAATACAAGTATCCTTAAATAAGGATGGTTTTGTAGGAGACGAATTAGGTGTAATAAACGCTTTACTATTAGGTCAAAGACAAGATATCTCCAAAGAGTTAATAAACAATTATGCAGATGCAGGTGCAATACATATCCTAGCAGTTTCTGGATTGCATATCGGAATTATTTTGCTATTGCTTTCTTGGCTTTTAAAACCAGTAGAATACTTTAAAAAAGGTAAAGAAATTAAAGTTTTATTAATTGTAATTCTACTTTGGTTTTTTGCATTTATAGCAAGTTTATCTGCATCTGTAGTTAGAGCAGTAACTATGTTTACATTTATAGCAATTGGTAGTTTATCTAACCGAAAAAACAACATCTATTTTTCTTTAATTACCTCTATGTTTTTTCTACTACTTATTAAACCGATGTTTTTATTTGATGTTGGTTTTCAACTAAGTTATTTAGCTGTATTCGGAATTGTTTGGTTGCAACCTAAATTGTATACTCTATGGATGCCAAAATTCAAGTTAGTAGATAAGCTTTGGCAGTTAATTACGGTTTCTATCGCGGCACAAGTAGGAGTTTTACCCATAAGTTTATATTATTTTCATCAGTTTCCTAGCTTATTTATACTTTCTAATATAGTAATCATACCTTTTCTAGGATTGATTTTATTCGGAGGAATTTTAGTAATTATACTAGCTCTGTTATCAATTCTCCCAAAATTTATAGCTGAATTTTATAGCGGTATTATCTCAATTATGAATCAATTTGTTAGTTGGATTGCAGAACAAGAAGGGTTTTTATGGAGAGAAATTTCTATGTCATTTTTTTTAATGATTTCTTGGTATGTATTAATTATTAGTGGCGTTTCTTATTTAGGCAAAAAATCATTTAAAAGAACTGTTGTGTTTTCAATATCGATAGCATTACTTTTTGCAGTTTTAATAGTTGAGAAAACGATAAAAAACTCAAGAAATCAGTTTGTTGTTTTTCATAAAAACAGAAAATCTATTATCGGTAAAAGAGTAGGAGAGCAGTTATTGGTTTACCATACCCTAGATAGTTTAGAAATCCAAAACCAAAAGTTATTGACTTCCTATAAAATTGGTGAGCACGTAAAAACGGTATATCACACTACATATCCATTAATTTTTAATCAGAACGGGAAACATATTTTAGTGATTGATAGCTTAGGTGTATACAACATAAAGGGTTTAATTAAACCGATTGTGATATTACAAAATTCGCCTAAAATCAATTTAAAAAGAATGATTGCTCAATTAAACCCAGAACAAATTATTGCCGATGGGTCTAATTATAAAAGTTATGTAAAAAGATGGAAATTGACTTCTTTAAGTGAAAATATATCTTTTCATAACACAAAAACAACAGGCGCAATTAGTATAAATAAGTGA